Proteins encoded together in one Ipomoea triloba cultivar NCNSP0323 chromosome 4, ASM357664v1 window:
- the LOC116017459 gene encoding GDSL esterase/lipase At4g01130-like, with the protein MKAVTSNAWGLCVFLAIFLTATVVPGCEATCSFPAIFNFGDSNTDTGGFYTAFPALWPPYGMTYFQKPTGRTTDGRVIVDFLAQGLGLPFLSPYLKSIGSDYRHGVNFASAEATARLPHSSPFDSWISPFSLAIQFNQFKHFKVIVDEHDSYDVGNTELPPKNIFGKALYTLYIGQNDFTANLTSLGISGVNQFLPEVVGQIPKTIKDIYSQGGRTFLILNLAPIGCYPIFLVEPLPHNASDIDQFGCLISYNNAVVDYNSMLKDTVRKTRQNLKDANVIYVDTHSILLELFQHPTSHGLKYGTKTCCGEGGGDYNYNKKLLCGIAKVVDGVIVRAEACEDPYNYVMWDGLHTTDAANKLVAQAIFSGSYFDPPFSLHHFCDIHPIG; encoded by the exons ATGAAAGCGGTGACGAGTAATGCGTGGGGATTGTGTGTGTTTTTGGCAATATTCTTGACGGCGACAGTGGTGCCTGGATGTGAAGCCACGTGTTCTTTTCCGGCCATCTTCAACTTCGGCGATTCCAACACCGACACCGGAGGTTTCTACACAGCTTTCCCAGCTCTGTGGCCTCCCTATGGCATGACCTACTTCCAGAAACCAACCGGCCGGACAACCGACGGCAGAGTCATTGTTGATTTTCTCG CACAAGGTTTAGGATTGCCATTCTTGAGCCCATACTTGAAGTCAATTGGATCAGATTACAGACATGGCGTCAACTTTGCATCAGCGGAAGCCACTGCTCGGCTGCCGCATAGTTCCCCGTTTGATTCCTGGATCAGCCCTTTTTCCCTGGCAATTCAGTTCAACCAATTCAAGCACTTTAAGGTTATAGTTGATGAACATGATTCCTACGACGTTG GGAATACAGAACTGCCACCCAAAAACATATTTGGAAAAGCACTTTATACACTCTACATTGGCCAAAATGACTTCACTGCCAACTTGACATCACTGGGTATAAGTGGAGTCAATCAGTTCTTACCTGAAGTGGTTGGTCAGATCCCTAAAACCATCAAG GATATTTACTCACAAGGGGGCAGAACATTTTTAATTCTGAATCTTGCACCTATTGGATGCTATCCAATCTTTCTGGTCGAACCTCTTCCTCACAACGCTTCTGATATAGACCAGTTCGGGTGCCTAATATCGTACAATAATGCAGTAGTGGACTACAACAGCATGTTGAAAGATACAGTGAGAAAGACGAGACAAAATCTTAAGGATGCAAATGTGATTTATGTGGACACTCATAGTATCCTCTTGGAGCTCTTCCAGCACCCAACATCCCACG GATTGAAGTATGGGACAAAAACGTGCTGCGGGGAGGGGGGAGGAGACTATAATTATAACAAGAAATTGTTGTGTGGAATTGCAAAAGTTGTGGATGGAGTGATAGTGAGAGCAGAAGCTTGTGAGGATCCATACAACTACGTGATGTGGGATGGATTACACACCACAGACGCAGCAAACAAACTCGTTGCACAAGCCATTTTCAGTGGCTCTTATTTTGATCCTCCATTTTCACTTCATCACTTCTGTGATATTCATCCTATAGGCTAG
- the LOC116015497 gene encoding GDSL esterase/lipase At4g01130-like: MESISVDRAELTRTTDTVHTDMKGAMSNKVRGLCVVFLAVLTATAVPGCVAKCSFPAIFNFGDSNTDTGGFWAAFPAQRPPHGMTYFKKPAGRATDGRVILDFLAQGLGLAFLSPYLKSIGSDYRNGVNFATLASTVRLPHSSLFDTGVSPFSLAIQFNQFKQFKVMVDEQQQQQQQQHSYNHGNTKLPPKNIFGKALYTFYIGQNDFTGKLASLGITGVKQFLPEVVGQIASTIKDIYALGGRTFFILNLAPIGCYPAFLVELPHNISDIDQFGCMKSYNNAVVDYNNMLKDALRQTRQDLKDANVIYVDTHSILLDLFQHPTSHGLKYGTKACCGYGGGDYNFNKEVFCGNTKVVNGQTVSARACEDPYTYVSWDGIHATDAANKLTAKAIFNGSYFDPPFPLQHFCHIHPIDQPT, from the exons ATGGAGTCTATATCTGTTGATCGAGCTGAGCTAACACGTACTACCGATACTGTACACACAGACATGAAAGGGGCGATGAGTAACAAGGTGAGGGGGTTGTGTGTAGTGTTTTTGGCAGTTTTGACGGCAACGGCGGTGCCTGGATGCGTAGCCAAGTGTTCTTTTCCGGCCATCTTTAACTTCGGCGATTCTAACACCGACACCGGAGGTTTCTGGGCAGCTTTTCCGGCTCAGCGCCCTCCGCACGGCATGACCTACTTCAAGAAACCGGCCGGACGGGCCACCGACGGCAGAGTCATCCTTGATTTTCTCG CACAAGGTTTAGGATTGGCATTCCTGAGTCCATACTTGAAGTCAATAGGATCAGATTACAGAAATGGTGTCAACTTTGCAACATTGGCTTCCACTGTTAGGCTGCCGCATAGTTCCCTGTTTGATACTGGTGTCAGCCCTTTCTCCCTCGCAATTCAGTTCAACCAATTCAAGCAGTTTAAGGTTATGGTTgatgaacaacaacaacaacaacaacaacaacattccTACAACCATG gGAATACAAAACTACCACCTAAAAACATATTTGGAAAAGCACTGTACACATTCTACATTGGCCAAAATGACTTCACTGGCAAATTGGCATCACTGGGCATAACTGGAGTCAAGCAATTCTTACCAGAAGTGGTTGGTCAGATCGCGAGCACCATCAAG GATATTTACGCGTTGGGGGGCCGAACATTTTTCATTCTGAACCTAGCACCAATTGGCTGCTATCCAGCATTTCTGGTTGAACTTCCTCACAACATTTCTGATATAGACCAGTTTGGGTGCATGAAATCGTACAACAATGCAGTAGTAGACTACAACAACATGCTGAAAGATGCACTGAGACAGACAAGACAAGATCTTAAGGATGCAAATGTGATATATGTGGACACTCATAGTATCCTCTTGGATCTCTTCCAGCACCCCACATCCCACg GATTGAAGTATGGAACAAAAGCGTGCTGCGGCTATGGAGGAGGGGACTATAACTTCAACAAGGAAGTGTTCTGTGGAAACACGAAAGTTGTAAACGGACAGACAGTGAGCGCAAGAGCTTGTGAGGATCCATACACCTATGTGAGCTGGGATGGAATACACGCCACAGACGCTGCAAACAAACTCACTGCAAAAGCCATTTTCAATGGCTCTTATTTTGATCCTCCATTTCCACTCCAACACTTCTGTCATATCCACCCTATAGACCAGCCTACCTAG
- the LOC116015498 gene encoding protein CURVATURE THYLAKOID 1A, chloroplastic-like, which yields MMASAASTSMAATAVFSPRFAVYSAPNRRCALPYPPLPRVSVPVFSAPLKLKEPKRSSLLQVKASSSEDTSIDANELFTDLKEKWDALENKSTVLLYGGGAIVAVWLASTLVGAINSVPLLPKIMELVGLGYTGWFVYRYLLFKSRRKELAEDIEVLKKKISGFE from the exons ATGATGGCAAGCGCAGCTTCCACTTCCATGGCGGCGACAGCCGTCTTCAGCCCAAGATTCGCCGTCTACTCCGCCCCCAACCGCCGCTGTGCGTTGCCGTACCCACCGCTACCCAGAGTTTCCGTTCCTGTTTTTTCTGCCCCCCTCAAACTAAAGG AACCCAAGAGGTCTTCTCTTCTGCAGGTCAAAGCATCTTCATCTGAGGATACATCTATTGATGCTAATGAGTTGTTTACTGATCTAAAAGAAAAG TGGGATGCCCTTGAAAACAAGTCCACCGTACTTCTTTATGGAGGTGGGGCAATCGTTGCAGTTTGGCTCGCTTCAACACTTGTGGGTGCCATCAACTCAGTTCCTCTG CTTCCCAAAATCATGGAGCTCGTGGGGCTCGGATATACTGGATGGTTTGTCTATCGTTACCTTCTCTTCAAG TCACGCAGGAAAGAACTGGCAGAAGACATTGAAgtgttgaagaagaagatctcgGGATTTGAGTAG
- the LOC116015500 gene encoding eukaryotic translation initiation factor 1A, with the protein MPKNKGKGGKNRKRGKNEADDEKRELVFKEDGQEYAQVLRMLGNGRCEAMCIDGTKRLCHIRGKMHKKVWIAAGDIILVGLRDYQDDKADVILKYMPDEARLLKAYGELPENTRLNEGIAGGLDEEDEGAADDYLEFEDEDIDKI; encoded by the exons ATGCCGAAGAACAAGGGAAAGGGAGGCAAGAACAGAAAGAGAGGGAAGAACGAGGCCGACGACGAGAAGAGAGAGCTGGTTTTCAAGGAGGACGGGCAGGAATACGCTCAGGTCCTCCGTATGCTCGGAAATGGCCGCTGTGAAGCCATGTGCATCGACGGCACCAAGCGCCTCTGTCACATCCGTGGCAAGATGCACAAGAAGGTTTGGATCGCCGCCGGTGACATCATCCTCGTCGGCCTCCGTGATTATCAG GATGATAAGGCTGATGTTATTCTGAAGTACATGCCAGATGAGGCCAGATTGTTGAAGGCATATGGAGAGTTGCCAGAGAACACGAGGCTCAACGAGGGCATTGCTGGTGGattggatgaagaagatgagggTGCTGCTGATGATTATCTCGAGTTTGAGGATGAGGACATTGATAAGATATAG
- the LOC116017392 gene encoding putative late blight resistance protein homolog R1A-10 isoform X1: MACVAVVSLVRTLELEFLQPHPRPIVLENELISRNKKLIQYLCSKLEFLMEQLDEKRMDGAEAIKHLETKLKDVAFRVQDEVELHVVDLYVQPCLGLRHTLQQAIKDIHDIEEEWVKLKNEYRYIMDLQGRKIQLNVLPKSDQVIMMGGASSQHASHSEDIMVGKNNEFKTIKEMLIQHPSKQQEVVSIKGMGGIGKTTLARRVYEDSSIALHFDHQAWIVASQHYNKRQMLEDLLNLKGNAESDSDEELALRIYQGLKGQRYLIVMDDVWSKEAWDAIKACFPDDKNGSRVLLTTRLAEVANYTCSSSAFSLQVRLLDQSESWNLFCQKTCKVHSGEFETIGRRIVEKCKGLPLAIVVVAGLFSKLNTLNEWENIAKALNSCETATIARACSRILSLSYNHLSYNLKACFLYLGVFPEDEEIYTNNLASLWVAEGLVKTFENESFEVVAQRHIQELVDRNLILVSKQSSSGKKVKTFRIHDLLHAFCVREAQNENLLKIVGKKCFNFHHRGFRWVSIQSSSFDIQTLYTSSKSLHSILYFSKLGAPPYLNLQNFNLLRVLYSSHIILGLEHKFCRIVYPIHLRYLSSSIVRTFNSEPFITWNLQTLIGGIYSLMHPLDFPRLCHCYCYSFTCPNCPNFVHQNLQSLSELRFSWCIKELFINTPCLKKVGIVNRGESTFDSISCIGNLAYLQQLESLKITDEGVLFKHLINNQIALLKNLKKLSFLYTRFQWDQINILSRLPRLEVLKLGSLACEGQRWRLREEEKFCQLISLKLNKVDLVHWEISGDHFPNLESLFICWCDLQEIPSSFAEIATLKSIELIECLPSAVASAKQIREEQHDQGNYNMVVIEKDTIPTVSKFHDRPLHHPFVREVAVRLN; encoded by the exons ATGGCTTGTGTAGCTGTAGTATCTCTTGTGAGGACACTGGAGCTGGAGTTCTTGCAACCCCATCCCCGCCCAATTGTACTAGAAAATGAACTCATCTCCAGAAACAAAAAGTTGATCCAATATCTCTGCTCAAAGCTTGAATTTTTGATGGAGCAGTTGGATGAGAAGAGAATGGATGGTGCTGAAGCAATTAAACATTTGGAAACAAAGCTCAAAGATGTAGCTTTCAGAGTACAAGATGAAGTTGAACTCCATGTAGTAGATCTTTATGTTCAGCCTTGTCTCGGCCTTCGTCATACTTTGCAACAAGCAATAAAAGACATCCATGACATAGAGGAAGAGTGGGTAAAACTCAAGAATGAGTACAGATACATCATGGATCTGCAAGGTAGAAAGATCCAACTCAATGTTTTACCAAAATCTGACCAAGTCATCATGATGGGTGGTGCTTCTTCCCAGCATGCTTCACACTCTGAGGACATAATGGTTGGGAAAAACAATGAGTTCAAGACTATAAAGGAGATGCTAATCCAACATCCATCTAAGCAACAAGAAGTTGTATCAATTAAAGGTATGGGAGGTATTGGAAAGACTACTTTAGCTCGACGAGTTTATGAAGATTCATCAATTGCCTTACACTTTGACCATCAAGCATGGATTGTTGCATCACAACATTATAATAAGAGACAAATGCTGGAAGATCTTCTTAATTTGAAGGGCAATGCAGAAAGCGATAGTGATGAGGAGCTAGCATTACGAATCTACCAAGGTTTGAAGGGCCAAAGGTATTTGATTGTGATGGATGACGTATGGAGTAAAGAGGCATGGGATGCTATCAAGGCTTGCTTTCCCGATGACAAAAATGGTAGTAGAGTATTGTTAACTACTCGCCTTGCAGAAGTAGCTAATTATACTTGCTCTAGCAGTGCTTTTTCTCTTCAAGTGCGCTTGTTAGATCAAAGTGAAAGTTGGAATTTATTTTGTCAGAAGACATGCAAAGTTCACAGTGGTGAATTTGAGACGATTGGGAGACGAATTGTTGAAAAATGCAAAGGACTACCTTTGGCAATTGTTGTGGTTGCTGGTCTATTTTCCAAACTCAACACACTAAATGAGTGGGAGAATATTGCTAAAGCTTTGAATTCATGTGAAACCGCAACTATTGCAAGAGCATGCTCAAGAATACTCTCATTGAGTTACAATCATTTGTCTTACAATTTGAAAgcttgttttttatatttaggAGTTTTTCCAGAAGATGAAGAGATCTATACTAACAATCTTGCAAGCTTATGGGTTGCCGAAGGACTAGTAAAGACATTTGAGAATGAGAGTTTTGAAGTAGTGGCTCAAAGGCACATACAAGAACTTGTGGATAGAAACCTAATTCTTGTAAGCAAGCAAAGTTCCAGtgggaaaaaagttaaaacattTAGAATACATGATCTGCTGCATGCCTTTTGCGTGAGAGAAGCTCAAAACGAGAATCTTTTGAAGATTGTTGGTAAAAAATGCTTTAATTTTCATCATAGAGGTTTTCGTTGGGTAAGTATCCAATCATCAAGTTTTGATATCCAAACATTGTATACTTCCTCAAAAAGTCTACATTCTATCctctatttttccaaacttGGGGCACCACCATATTTGAACTTgcaaaatttcaatttattgaGAGTATTGTACTCAAGTCATATCATCCTCGGGCTAGAGCACAAGTTTTGTAGAATTGTGTATCCCATCCATTTGAGATACCTCTCTTCTTCAATAGTTAGAACTTTCAATTCAGAACCATTCATTACTTGGAATCTTCAAACACTTATTGGTGGAATTTACTCTTTAATGCATCCTTTGGACTTTCCCCGGCTatgtcattgttattgttactCTTTTACTTGTCCAAATTGTcccaattttgttcatcaaaacTTGCAGAGTCTTTCAGAGTTGAGGTTTTCTTGGTGcataaaagaattatttataaatactcCTTGCCTAAAGAAAGTAGGCATTGTTAATAGGGGTGAAAGTACTTTTGATAGCATTTCTTGTATTGGGAACCTTGCCTATTTACAACAACTTGAGAGCCTCAAAATTACAGATGAAGGTGTCTTGTTCAAGCATCTAATTAATAACCAAATTGCTCTCTTGAAAAACCTTAAGAAGTTGTCATTTCTCTATACGAGATTTCAATGGGATCAAATAAACATTCTTAGCAGATTGCCAAGGCTTGAGGTGCTCAAGTTGGGAAGTCTTGCTTGTGAAGGCCAAAGGTGGAGActaagagaagaggaaaaatttTGCCAGTTAATATCTTTGAAGCTTAATAAAGTTGATCTTGTGCATTGGGAAATAAGTGGTGATCATTTTCCAAATCTTGAGAGTCTGTTCATATGTTGGTGTGATTTGCAAGAGATCCCGAGCAGCTTTGCAGAAATTGCAACATTGAAGTCAATTGAATTAATAGAATGCCTTCCTTCGGCAGTGGCTTCAGCCAAGCAAATTCGGGAAGAGCAACATGACCAAGGAAACTATAACATGGTTGTTATTGAGAAAGATACGATACCAACTG TTTCAAAATTTCATGACAGGCCACTCCATCATCCGTTTGTACGAGAGGTAGCAGTGCGGTTAAATTAA
- the LOC116017392 gene encoding putative late blight resistance protein homolog R1A-10 isoform X2, translating into MACVAVVSLVRTLELEFLQPHPRPIVLENELISRNKKLIQYLCSKLEFLMEQLDEKRMDGAEAIKHLETKLKDVAFRVQDEVELHVVDLYVQPCLGLRHTLQQAIKDIHDIEEEWVKLKNEYRYIMDLQGRKIQLNVLPKSDQVIMMGGASSQHASHSEDIMVGKNNEFKTIKEMLIQHPSKQQEVVSIKGMGGIGKTTLARRVYEDSSIALHFDHQAWIVASQHYNKRQMLEDLLNLKGNAESDSDEELALRIYQGLKGQRYLIVMDDVWSKEAWDAIKACFPDDKNGSRVLLTTRLAEVANYTCSSSAFSLQVRLLDQSESWNLFCQKTCKVHSGEFETIGRRIVEKCKGLPLAIVVVAGLFSKLNTLNEWENIAKALNSCETATIARACSRILSLSYNHLSYNLKACFLYLGVFPEDEEIYTNNLASLWVAEGLVKTFENESFEVVAQRHIQELVDRNLILVSKQSSSGKKVKTFRIHDLLHAFCVREAQNENLLKIVGKKCFNFHHRGFRWVSIQSSSFDIQTLYTSSKSLHSILYFSKLGAPPYLNLQNFNLLRVLYSSHIILGLEHKFCRIVYPIHLRYLSSSIVRTFNSEPFITWNLQTLIGGIYSLMHPLDFPRLCHCYCYSFTCPNCPNFVHQNLQSLSELRFSWCIKELFINTPCLKKVGIVNRGESTFDSISCIGNLAYLQQLESLKITDEGVLFKHLINNQIALLKNLKKLSFLYTRFQWDQINILSRLPRLEVLKLGSLACEGQRWRLREEEKFCQLISLKLNKVDLVHWEISGDHFPNLESLFICWCDLQEIPSSFAEIATLKSIELIECLPSAVASAKQIREEQHDQGNYNMVVIEKDTIPTGHSIIRLYER; encoded by the exons ATGGCTTGTGTAGCTGTAGTATCTCTTGTGAGGACACTGGAGCTGGAGTTCTTGCAACCCCATCCCCGCCCAATTGTACTAGAAAATGAACTCATCTCCAGAAACAAAAAGTTGATCCAATATCTCTGCTCAAAGCTTGAATTTTTGATGGAGCAGTTGGATGAGAAGAGAATGGATGGTGCTGAAGCAATTAAACATTTGGAAACAAAGCTCAAAGATGTAGCTTTCAGAGTACAAGATGAAGTTGAACTCCATGTAGTAGATCTTTATGTTCAGCCTTGTCTCGGCCTTCGTCATACTTTGCAACAAGCAATAAAAGACATCCATGACATAGAGGAAGAGTGGGTAAAACTCAAGAATGAGTACAGATACATCATGGATCTGCAAGGTAGAAAGATCCAACTCAATGTTTTACCAAAATCTGACCAAGTCATCATGATGGGTGGTGCTTCTTCCCAGCATGCTTCACACTCTGAGGACATAATGGTTGGGAAAAACAATGAGTTCAAGACTATAAAGGAGATGCTAATCCAACATCCATCTAAGCAACAAGAAGTTGTATCAATTAAAGGTATGGGAGGTATTGGAAAGACTACTTTAGCTCGACGAGTTTATGAAGATTCATCAATTGCCTTACACTTTGACCATCAAGCATGGATTGTTGCATCACAACATTATAATAAGAGACAAATGCTGGAAGATCTTCTTAATTTGAAGGGCAATGCAGAAAGCGATAGTGATGAGGAGCTAGCATTACGAATCTACCAAGGTTTGAAGGGCCAAAGGTATTTGATTGTGATGGATGACGTATGGAGTAAAGAGGCATGGGATGCTATCAAGGCTTGCTTTCCCGATGACAAAAATGGTAGTAGAGTATTGTTAACTACTCGCCTTGCAGAAGTAGCTAATTATACTTGCTCTAGCAGTGCTTTTTCTCTTCAAGTGCGCTTGTTAGATCAAAGTGAAAGTTGGAATTTATTTTGTCAGAAGACATGCAAAGTTCACAGTGGTGAATTTGAGACGATTGGGAGACGAATTGTTGAAAAATGCAAAGGACTACCTTTGGCAATTGTTGTGGTTGCTGGTCTATTTTCCAAACTCAACACACTAAATGAGTGGGAGAATATTGCTAAAGCTTTGAATTCATGTGAAACCGCAACTATTGCAAGAGCATGCTCAAGAATACTCTCATTGAGTTACAATCATTTGTCTTACAATTTGAAAgcttgttttttatatttaggAGTTTTTCCAGAAGATGAAGAGATCTATACTAACAATCTTGCAAGCTTATGGGTTGCCGAAGGACTAGTAAAGACATTTGAGAATGAGAGTTTTGAAGTAGTGGCTCAAAGGCACATACAAGAACTTGTGGATAGAAACCTAATTCTTGTAAGCAAGCAAAGTTCCAGtgggaaaaaagttaaaacattTAGAATACATGATCTGCTGCATGCCTTTTGCGTGAGAGAAGCTCAAAACGAGAATCTTTTGAAGATTGTTGGTAAAAAATGCTTTAATTTTCATCATAGAGGTTTTCGTTGGGTAAGTATCCAATCATCAAGTTTTGATATCCAAACATTGTATACTTCCTCAAAAAGTCTACATTCTATCctctatttttccaaacttGGGGCACCACCATATTTGAACTTgcaaaatttcaatttattgaGAGTATTGTACTCAAGTCATATCATCCTCGGGCTAGAGCACAAGTTTTGTAGAATTGTGTATCCCATCCATTTGAGATACCTCTCTTCTTCAATAGTTAGAACTTTCAATTCAGAACCATTCATTACTTGGAATCTTCAAACACTTATTGGTGGAATTTACTCTTTAATGCATCCTTTGGACTTTCCCCGGCTatgtcattgttattgttactCTTTTACTTGTCCAAATTGTcccaattttgttcatcaaaacTTGCAGAGTCTTTCAGAGTTGAGGTTTTCTTGGTGcataaaagaattatttataaatactcCTTGCCTAAAGAAAGTAGGCATTGTTAATAGGGGTGAAAGTACTTTTGATAGCATTTCTTGTATTGGGAACCTTGCCTATTTACAACAACTTGAGAGCCTCAAAATTACAGATGAAGGTGTCTTGTTCAAGCATCTAATTAATAACCAAATTGCTCTCTTGAAAAACCTTAAGAAGTTGTCATTTCTCTATACGAGATTTCAATGGGATCAAATAAACATTCTTAGCAGATTGCCAAGGCTTGAGGTGCTCAAGTTGGGAAGTCTTGCTTGTGAAGGCCAAAGGTGGAGActaagagaagaggaaaaatttTGCCAGTTAATATCTTTGAAGCTTAATAAAGTTGATCTTGTGCATTGGGAAATAAGTGGTGATCATTTTCCAAATCTTGAGAGTCTGTTCATATGTTGGTGTGATTTGCAAGAGATCCCGAGCAGCTTTGCAGAAATTGCAACATTGAAGTCAATTGAATTAATAGAATGCCTTCCTTCGGCAGTGGCTTCAGCCAAGCAAATTCGGGAAGAGCAACATGACCAAGGAAACTATAACATGGTTGTTATTGAGAAAGATACGATACCAACTG GCCACTCCATCATCCGTTTGTACGAGAGGTAG